Part of the Sinorhizobium sp. BG8 genome, ATTGGGTTTGTCGGGCTGTGGCTGACCTTCGTGCACGCGCCGCTTGCCGATCCACGCGCCTGGCGGTTCCACTCCATGGTGATCGTCTACATATTGCTGCTGATGCTGATCAGCGACTCGTTCTATTCGATCAAGACGGCGGCGCTGCTATGGTTCCTGCTCGGAACATCGAACGCCTACAGAAAAGAACGGCGCTCTTCTGTCACTCCGTCTGGCCACCAGGCCATCGGCAATCTGCCCATCGCTGCAAGAAGCGCCCGGCCGCTGCACGGCTGAAGAGTGACTGCAATCACTTGAGTGCGGGGCAAGCCGCGGTCGGTGCCGGCAGTGCATTGCCATGCTCCAGCGCCTTCAGTTGCAGCCTGTCGCCATCCTTGGTGGGTTGGATGTTCAGCGGCTCGCTGGCCGGCCACCAGTCGCCCGCAGCCCAGTAGGTCCAGCCGGTCCATACGTCGGAGTTCTCGTTGACCACCGCGGTCATGCGGGCGAGCCCTGTCAGGCAATCAGTGTTTGCGGCTCCGCCGAACTCGCCAAGAAATCCGCGTTTGCCGTTCTTGCGCAGCCAGGCCGTGAAGTTCTCGAGTGCCGCCACGGCGTCGTCTGCCCGCTCGCACGTGTCGTGCATGCCCGAAAAATCGCTATCGAGATACTGATGCACCTCGAATGCGAAGTTGTTCGCCGGGTCCTGGACCCCAAGCATGACGGTTCCGTTGGCGCCGCCGAGACGGTCCGTCTCCCAGCTGTGCGCGCCGCTCCAGATCGTCCCCGGCACCATCACGAAGTTTGTCGCGCCGGTCCCACGGATGGCCGCAATCGCTGCGTTCGCCGAACCCAGCCACTGCTCGGCAGTCACGTCAAAGGGTTCGTTCATCAAGCCGAACTGCACCGCAGGATCGTTCTTGAAGTGCCGTGCTAGACGCTTCCAGAAATCGGCGAACGCGGCATCAGGCACATCCGTGGAGCCGATCTGGCTCCCGCGGTAGTAGGCATAGTTGTGAGGATCGAGAATCACGGTCATGCCGGCTTCCTTGATCCTGTTCGTGGCATCGTCGAGGCGTGCAAGCTCCGCCCGGTCGAACGATTTCATCAGGGTCGGTTGAAGCCGCTCCCACAGGAATTGCAGCCGGACTGCGTTGAAGCCCTTTCCGGCGAAGTAGGTGATCGTCGCGTCGCTCGGGTAGATGTAGTCCTTGCCATAGACACCGGGGGGCTTGCCGTATTCGGCGCCGGAGAGGTTTATACCGCGTAGGCAACCCTGGGCGGCGATCGACGGCGATGCAAGGAGAAGCATGCCGGCAATCAGGCTACCTTTCCTTGCCGCGCGCATCACGGTCGACGTTCGCATTCCCTTGAATATCATAGCCGTGCTTTCGGTTGGGAGCTTTCAGGCCCGGTGCTTTTCCAGGTGGGTTGCGGTGTTTCGCCTGCTACTGTTGCGCTCCAGAACATCGCGATAGATCTCGGCATAGCGCTCGGCGACCTTGTCCCAGGAGTAGAACGAGGCAGCCTGCATCGCGCTCTCCCGCATCGAAGGGCCGCTTCTCTGGAGCAGGTCGAATTCCTTGGGTATCATGTTCGCCGCGCTGTCGGCATCGCCAAAATCACAAAGCCGTATGTCAGAATGTCGCGCGGCGAGGTCGCGGTAGGCGGTATTGGGCTGGAGCAGCGGTACCAGCCCGGCACTCATCGCTTCCACGGCGACCAGTCCGAATCCCTCATACTCGGAGGCCGAGGCAAAGAACGAGCTGCGGCCGAGCACTTCCCGGATTTCCTGATTGGGAAGGCCGAGATGCACCTCGACGTTTCCTTCCAGCCTGCGAGCGGCGATCATGGTGGCAATGTCGGCCGCACTGTGGTTGCCCGGGACCCCGATAATGTCGAGATGCCAGTCCGGATCGGACGCCACGAGGGCTTTCATCGTGTCGAGAAGGTTGTCCAGCCGCTTGTTGATCGAAAACCGGCCGATCGTCGCCATGCGCTTCACGGGTGCGTGGGATGCGGCGTCGTGAAACTTCGAAGTATCCGCGCCGTTGCCTATCTCGATGACCCTTTCGCCGGCGATCGGCCGGAAGAGCCGCGCATCCTGCGGGCTGCATCCGATCAGGCGATCGTAGGCACGGGAAGAGATCCGGGTGAGCGTATTGAACCACACCGCCTTGAACGCCGCATATCGGCTAGTGTGAAAGAACCCGCCATGCGTGGTCGCGACCATGGGCTTCCCATGCAGAAACCGTCCCCAGGCCAGCGCATCGAAGAAGAAGTCGATGGCGTGCACGTGAACAATGTCGGCATCGCGAACGTGCCGGAATACGCCGGGCGCAATCGGATAGCGTGTGCTGCCGGAAAACGGGACGCGAACGACCTCGATGCCGTCAATCGTCTCTGCGTGGGGCAGCTTGCTTTCAAGCTCGGTGAAGACGCGTTCGAGGGTCACGACCCGGACCCGATAGCCGCGTATCAGGAGCTGGTGCGACAAGTTCTTCACGACGTCCTCGAGCCCGCCGCGGCTGGGCGCATATTGCCGTACAACCTGTACGGCAAGCGGTGCGTCCATTGTCGGCCGCCTCAAGGCTTCGGGTCGAGTTAGCATGTTGACCGTCCCGTTGGAGTTGCGCGAGGGATCGCGCGTGAGGCCGCGCGGATTCCGCGGCCGCAATATTCCGTGCGTCCCGTGCCTATCAAGGAGAGGAAGAGTTTAAATTGGCCTTAACCGCATTGCGCTCAGCGTTGGCGGCAGCGGGAATGTCGAAACAGGATTAAGAGATTGCAAGCCTCGACCTAGGGCTGTAGAGCCGAGCGGTTTTCGCAGCGTAAGTATCTGGAGGCGATTCCGCCTCCCAACGCAGGTTTGACAACCATGTCCGCGCAAGAAAGAACGCCGTCCGCTTCCGGTTCCATCGAACGACGCCATCCCCTGCTGGTCCTGTTCTCGCTGGTGCGGGAGGAGCGAGGGCGTGTCGTTCGCGCGACGCTCTGTTCGATCACGAACAAGATCTTTGACGTCATGCCCGAGATCCTGATCGGTACGGCGCTGGACGTCGTGGTGCGGGGCAAGGATTCCTTCGTCGCTCAGCTCGGCGTGACCGACCCCGTGCACCAGCTGACATTGCTCGGGATCGCCACCTTTCTGATCTGGTTCGGCGAATCGCTGTTCGAATATCTCTATCAGATCCTGTGGCGGGGCCTTGCCCAGGACATGCAGCACAGGCTGCGCGTGCGCTGCTATGACCATGCCCAGCACCTGCCGCCAGGTTTTTACGAGGAGAACCGCTCCGGGGATCTCGTGACCATTCTCAATGACGACATCAACCAGCTCGAGCGCTTTCTCGATCGCGGTGCCAACGAGCTCATCCAGACCTTTTCGGCGGTTTTCCTGGTCGGTGCCGTATTTTTCATCCTGAGCCCGCTGATCGCCGTCATCGCGTTCACGCCGGTGCCGGTGATCATTGCGGGTGCCTTCTGGTTCCAGCGCCGCGCCCAGGCTCGTTATGATGCCGTCCGCGCCCGGGCCGGCAATCTCGGGGCGCGGCTTACGACAAACCTGCAGGGACTGCAGACGATCAGGGCATTCGGAGCGGAAAAGCGCGAGACCCTGGCCCTTGAAGCGGAAAGCCGGGCCTATGTCGACGCGAACCGGGCGGCGATCCGCATATCCTCTGCCTTCATTCCGATCATCCGCATGGCGATCCTATCGGGTTTCCTCGCGACCTTCATGATCGGTGGCTGGCTCGCCCTGTCGGGCCAGATGCAGGTGGGTGTCTACGGACTCCTCGTCTTCCTGACCCAGCGTCTGCTCTGGCCGATGACCGGCCTTGCCGAGATCGCCGATCTCTACGAGCGTGCCATGGCTTCGACCCGACGGATCCTTCGCTTGCTCGACGAACCACAGGTGGAGGAACATGGGGCCCATGACACGATGGTCTCGGGCAACATCCGACTGGAGAATGTGTCGTTCCGCTACTCGACCGGTCCGGGCGGAGTGAGCGATGTCGATCTCGACATCGCCGCCGGGGAGACTGTCGCCCTGGTCGGGCCGACCGGAAGCGGCAAGTCCACCTTGATCAAGATCATGGGCTATTTCCTCAAGGTCCGGGGCGGTCGTGTCCTGCTCGATGGGGTTCCGCTCGGGGACTGGTCGCGCGCGCGGCTGCGGCGGAGCATGGCGTGGGTGCCGCAGGAGGTGACGCTCTTCCACGGTACGATCGCGGAGAACATCGCCTATGGACGGCCGGAGGCGACGCGCACCGAAATCGAGGCGGCGGCCCGCCTTGCCGAAGCGGATGGCTTTATCCGGGCGTTGCCGCATGGCTACGACAGTCCGATCGGCGAGTTCGGGCAGAAGCTTTCCGGCGGGCAGCGTCAGCGCATTGCTCTTGCGCGCGCCCTCCTGATCGACCCGGCGATCCTGATCCTCGATGAAGCGACGAGCGCCGTCGATAACGAAACGGAAGCAGCTATTCAGCGTTCGCTCGCCAGGATGAAGGGCAAGCGCACCGTCATCCTCGTTGCCCATCGCCTGAGCACCGTCGTGCACGCCGATGCGATCCACGTCATGGACGGCGGCCGGATCATCCAGTCAGGCTCGCATGACGAGCTGGTTGCCCGCGGAGGGCTTTATCGCACGCTCTGGGACATCCAGACCGGCCAGGTTGCGGCGGAGACCTGAGCGAGCTCCTGACCGGACCTGCATGCGCGGCATCACTACCGACGCTCGCAGGTCCGTGGCCTCTCGATCAGGGAGATTTGTCTCAGTGAGCCTCGTCCCAGTTGTGCGCTGCGCGGGCGTCGACTTTCAGCGGGACGCGCATGGACAGTGCCGGCATGGAGGCGTTCTCCATGACATGGACGATCACCGGGATCGCCGCCTCCACCTCCTGGTCCTCCACTTCGAAAATCAGTTCGTCATGGACCTGGAGCAGCATGCGGGCGGAGAGACCTGACGAGTCGAGCGCCGGCTCCATCTTGATCATGGCTCGGCGGATGATGTCGGCGGCCGAGCCCTGGATCGGCGCGTTGATCGAAGCGCGCTCGTTGAAGGCGCGCACGGACGGGTTGGACGACCGGATCTCCGGATAGTGGGCGCGTCGGCCGAAGATGGTTTCGACATAGCCGTTCTCGCGTGCGAACGCCTTGGTGCTGTCCATGTAGTCGCGAATGCCGGGGAAGCGCTCGAAGTACTTCTTGATGTACTCGCCGGCCTCCGAGCGTTCGATCGAGAGCTGGTTGGCCAGGCCGAAGGCCGATATGCCGTAGATAATGCCGAAGTTGATCGCCTTGGCGCGGCGGCGCACGTCTGAGGGCATGCCCTCC contains:
- a CDS encoding glycoside hydrolase family 5 protein, encoding MRAARKGSLIAGMLLLASPSIAAQGCLRGINLSGAEYGKPPGVYGKDYIYPSDATITYFAGKGFNAVRLQFLWERLQPTLMKSFDRAELARLDDATNRIKEAGMTVILDPHNYAYYRGSQIGSTDVPDAAFADFWKRLARHFKNDPAVQFGLMNEPFDVTAEQWLGSANAAIAAIRGTGATNFVMVPGTIWSGAHSWETDRLGGANGTVMLGVQDPANNFAFEVHQYLDSDFSGMHDTCERADDAVAALENFTAWLRKNGKRGFLGEFGGAANTDCLTGLARMTAVVNENSDVWTGWTYWAAGDWWPASEPLNIQPTKDGDRLQLKALEHGNALPAPTAACPALK
- a CDS encoding glycosyltransferase family 4 protein, which translates into the protein MDAPLAVQVVRQYAPSRGGLEDVVKNLSHQLLIRGYRVRVVTLERVFTELESKLPHAETIDGIEVVRVPFSGSTRYPIAPGVFRHVRDADIVHVHAIDFFFDALAWGRFLHGKPMVATTHGGFFHTSRYAAFKAVWFNTLTRISSRAYDRLIGCSPQDARLFRPIAGERVIEIGNGADTSKFHDAASHAPVKRMATIGRFSINKRLDNLLDTMKALVASDPDWHLDIIGVPGNHSAADIATMIAARRLEGNVEVHLGLPNQEIREVLGRSSFFASASEYEGFGLVAVEAMSAGLVPLLQPNTAYRDLAARHSDIRLCDFGDADSAANMIPKEFDLLQRSGPSMRESAMQAASFYSWDKVAERYAEIYRDVLERNSSRRNTATHLEKHRA
- a CDS encoding ABC transporter ATP-binding protein, which produces MSAQERTPSASGSIERRHPLLVLFSLVREERGRVVRATLCSITNKIFDVMPEILIGTALDVVVRGKDSFVAQLGVTDPVHQLTLLGIATFLIWFGESLFEYLYQILWRGLAQDMQHRLRVRCYDHAQHLPPGFYEENRSGDLVTILNDDINQLERFLDRGANELIQTFSAVFLVGAVFFILSPLIAVIAFTPVPVIIAGAFWFQRRAQARYDAVRARAGNLGARLTTNLQGLQTIRAFGAEKRETLALEAESRAYVDANRAAIRISSAFIPIIRMAILSGFLATFMIGGWLALSGQMQVGVYGLLVFLTQRLLWPMTGLAEIADLYERAMASTRRILRLLDEPQVEEHGAHDTMVSGNIRLENVSFRYSTGPGGVSDVDLDIAAGETVALVGPTGSGKSTLIKIMGYFLKVRGGRVLLDGVPLGDWSRARLRRSMAWVPQEVTLFHGTIAENIAYGRPEATRTEIEAAARLAEADGFIRALPHGYDSPIGEFGQKLSGGQRQRIALARALLIDPAILILDEATSAVDNETEAAIQRSLARMKGKRTVILVAHRLSTVVHADAIHVMDGGRIIQSGSHDELVARGGLYRTLWDIQTGQVAAET